A stretch of the bacterium genome encodes the following:
- the dnaE gene encoding DNA polymerase III subunit alpha, producing MTSPRDLAQDYVELRTRSAFSFLEACSNPEDLIEAAAERGHETLALADRDGVSGAPRFHKAARLAGLRALVGGEISVGQGQPGDPFAEPDRVTLLCESPEGWRRLCRILTKAHGRRNKTLEARDTRARNLIRVGWDELEAEAGHWSVLLRGDERLRPDLLDRASRAFGDRLAVDVSHSLHRRTAQIARHAADRAEDRRIRVVASGDVRCAWPRDRRLLDALICLRERKTLDTAGRHLPPNGEGHVQTREEIARRFRDHPAWILGTRAIAERCEFTLENLDYRFPAFPLDRGETQMSRLRELTRVGARNRYGARPGSRVLKQLAFELDIIEKLDLAGYFLIVEDIASFARRQGILCQGRGSAANSAVCYALGITAVDPVGMDLLFERFLSEERGEWPDIDIDLPSGTQREKVIQYVFGKYGLAGSAMTANVITYRIKMAVREMGKVLGQDPEAIGRLSKLVARLDFPPAPRGSAAERRANDAAAEARGEDPQAEVRQEFLARLREAKLDPESPDVRHWTDLVRAVQGLPRHLGQHSGGIVIAAGRLDEVVPIEPATMADRRIVQWDKDDCADMGIIKIDLLGLGMLAALEETIPLIRRHEDVEIDLAHLPPDDPKTYAMMRKADTVGVFQIESRAQMATLPRLKPKTFYDLVVEIAIIRPGPIVGQMVHPYLNRRAGREPVEYPHPSLEPILERTLGVPLFQEQLLRIAMVAAGFSGGEAEELRRAMGFKRSAERMTKIEARLREGMRRQGFSREAEDQIVLHISSFALYGFPESHSASFALIAYASSYLKCHHPAAFLVGLLRAQPMGFYSAATLVKDAQRHGVEIRPVDVLFSNQRADLEEGSPTRNRHRGAPAVRIGLDAVGGLKATTAERIVRSRRAGGFEDLGDFVRRVAPDRNELEALAELGALGRLRGASRGRRDALWQVAALERDPNSLFAGREIARASGGRNEKPVDSRQGPTTPPETTPPEPSPLEPMDALDETLADYRLAGLTTDVHLMGHLREGLERRGVLSAARLRETPDGAWVRIAGHAIVRQRPGSAKGFCFVTLEDETGLSNAVLTPDISARFRVPLHQASLLEIAGPLQRVDGVIHVRAREIVPLDLSEARAPGPGRTSTPRRDSRKPKMPRSHDYR from the coding sequence ATGACCTCCCCTCGAGACCTGGCCCAGGACTACGTCGAGCTCCGCACACGAAGCGCTTTCTCCTTCCTGGAGGCCTGCAGCAACCCCGAAGACCTGATCGAGGCCGCCGCCGAGCGGGGCCACGAGACCCTGGCCCTGGCGGACCGGGACGGCGTCTCCGGCGCCCCCCGCTTCCACAAGGCGGCCCGCCTGGCGGGCCTGCGGGCGCTGGTGGGTGGAGAGATTTCGGTCGGCCAGGGGCAGCCCGGCGATCCCTTCGCCGAGCCGGATCGGGTCACGCTGCTCTGCGAGTCGCCGGAGGGCTGGCGACGGCTCTGCCGGATCCTGACGAAGGCCCACGGCCGGCGGAACAAGACCCTCGAAGCCCGCGACACCCGGGCGCGAAACCTGATCCGGGTCGGCTGGGACGAGCTCGAGGCGGAGGCGGGACACTGGAGTGTGTTGCTGCGCGGCGACGAGCGGCTCCGACCCGACCTCCTCGACCGGGCGAGCCGGGCCTTCGGGGACCGGCTGGCCGTCGACGTCTCCCATTCTCTCCACCGCCGAACAGCGCAGATCGCGCGCCACGCTGCCGACAGGGCGGAGGACCGTCGGATCCGGGTCGTGGCGTCGGGGGACGTCCGGTGTGCGTGGCCGAGGGATCGGCGACTGCTCGATGCGCTGATCTGTCTGCGCGAACGGAAGACCCTCGACACGGCGGGACGTCATCTCCCTCCCAACGGTGAAGGTCACGTCCAGACGCGAGAGGAGATCGCGCGACGCTTCCGCGATCACCCGGCGTGGATCCTCGGGACCCGCGCGATCGCCGAGCGCTGCGAGTTCACCCTCGAGAACCTCGACTACCGCTTTCCTGCGTTCCCTCTCGACCGGGGCGAGACCCAGATGAGCCGTCTGCGCGAGCTGACGAGGGTCGGCGCGCGCAACCGGTACGGCGCCCGCCCCGGCTCCCGGGTCCTGAAACAGCTCGCCTTCGAACTCGACATCATCGAGAAGCTCGACCTCGCCGGCTATTTCCTGATCGTCGAGGACATCGCGTCCTTCGCGCGGCGCCAGGGCATCCTGTGCCAGGGCCGCGGCTCCGCCGCCAACAGCGCCGTGTGTTATGCGCTCGGGATCACCGCCGTCGACCCGGTCGGAATGGACCTCCTCTTCGAGCGCTTCCTCTCCGAGGAGCGCGGCGAGTGGCCGGACATCGACATCGACCTTCCGAGCGGCACCCAGCGCGAGAAGGTGATCCAGTACGTCTTCGGCAAGTACGGCCTCGCGGGCTCGGCGATGACCGCGAACGTGATCACGTACCGGATCAAGATGGCGGTCCGGGAGATGGGCAAGGTCCTCGGCCAGGACCCCGAGGCGATCGGGCGGCTCTCGAAGCTCGTCGCGCGCCTCGACTTCCCTCCCGCACCGAGGGGGAGCGCCGCGGAGCGGCGGGCGAACGATGCCGCCGCAGAGGCCCGAGGCGAGGATCCGCAGGCCGAGGTCCGGCAGGAGTTCCTGGCGCGGCTCCGCGAGGCGAAGCTCGATCCGGAGTCCCCCGACGTACGCCACTGGACCGATCTCGTGCGTGCGGTCCAGGGCCTGCCCCGTCATCTGGGCCAGCACAGCGGCGGGATCGTGATCGCCGCCGGACGCCTCGACGAGGTCGTCCCGATCGAGCCGGCGACGATGGCCGATCGCAGGATCGTCCAGTGGGACAAGGACGACTGCGCGGACATGGGGATCATCAAGATCGACCTCCTGGGCCTCGGCATGCTCGCCGCCCTCGAAGAGACGATCCCCCTGATCCGGAGACACGAGGACGTCGAGATCGACCTGGCCCACCTCCCGCCAGACGATCCGAAGACGTACGCCATGATGCGCAAGGCGGACACGGTCGGCGTCTTCCAGATCGAGAGCCGCGCGCAGATGGCGACGCTCCCTCGGCTCAAGCCGAAGACCTTCTACGACCTCGTGGTCGAGATCGCCATCATCCGCCCGGGCCCCATCGTCGGTCAGATGGTCCACCCCTATCTCAACCGCCGGGCCGGTCGCGAGCCCGTCGAGTACCCGCACCCGAGTCTCGAACCGATCCTCGAGCGGACGCTGGGCGTGCCGCTCTTCCAGGAGCAGCTGCTGCGGATCGCGATGGTCGCAGCGGGCTTCTCCGGCGGAGAGGCCGAGGAGCTCCGACGCGCGATGGGCTTCAAGCGCTCGGCGGAGCGGATGACGAAGATCGAGGCGCGACTCCGCGAGGGCATGCGTCGTCAGGGCTTCTCCCGCGAGGCCGAGGACCAGATCGTCCTCCACATCTCGTCGTTCGCGCTCTACGGGTTCCCCGAGTCCCACTCGGCGTCCTTCGCCCTGATCGCCTACGCCTCGTCCTATCTCAAGTGCCACCACCCGGCGGCCTTCCTGGTCGGGCTCCTGCGGGCCCAACCCATGGGCTTCTACAGCGCGGCGACCCTCGTGAAGGACGCCCAGCGCCACGGCGTCGAGATCCGCCCGGTCGACGTCCTCTTCTCCAACCAACGGGCCGACCTCGAGGAGGGCAGCCCGACCCGGAACCGCCACCGTGGCGCCCCCGCCGTCCGCATCGGCCTCGACGCGGTCGGCGGCCTGAAGGCGACGACCGCGGAGCGGATCGTCCGGTCACGCCGCGCCGGCGGCTTCGAAGACCTGGGCGACTTCGTCCGCCGGGTCGCGCCGGATCGCAACGAGCTCGAGGCCCTGGCGGAGCTCGGTGCTCTCGGCCGACTCCGCGGGGCTTCCAGAGGCCGGCGGGACGCGCTCTGGCAGGTCGCCGCCCTCGAACGGGATCCGAACAGCCTCTTCGCCGGACGCGAGATCGCCCGCGCCTCCGGCGGCCGGAACGAGAAGCCCGTCGATTCGAGGCAGGGGCCGACAACACCTCCCGAGACAACACCTCCCGAGCCGTCCCCCCTCGAACCGATGGATGCCCTCGACGAGACCCTGGCCGACTACCGACTCGCCGGCCTGACCACCGACGTCCACCTGATGGGGCATCTGCGCGAAGGCCTCGAGCGCCGCGGCGTCCTCTCGGCGGCCCGGCTCCGCGAGACCCCCGACGGCGCCTGGGTCCGGATCGCCGGCCACGCCATCGTGCGCCAGCGCCCCGGCTCTGCGAAGGGCTTCTGCTTCGTGACCCTCGAGGACGAAACCGGGCTCTCGAATGCCGTGCTGACCCCGGACATCTCGGCACGCTTCCGCGTCCCGCTCCACCAGGCCTCGCTCCTCGAGATCGCAGGGCCGCTCCAGCGCGTCGACGGCGTGATCCACGTGCGCGCCCGCGAGATCGTCCCGCTCGACCTGAGCGAAGCGCGCGCGCCCGGCCCCGGCCGCACGAGCACACCGCGACGGGACTCGCGGAAGCCGAAGATGCCGCGCTCTCACGACTATCGTTAG
- a CDS encoding response regulator, whose translation MTTAPPDRTALIVDDEDQLLRLMTRVLEREQVRVLTAKDGTQARTLFSAHENEIDLLVLDVSLPDGDGAERLLPEFLARRPAARFIVASGDEPPVGLAAELTRIGGHFLRKPFVPKELIRLVRESAPATCGRPGTAVPPGPA comes from the coding sequence ATGACGACCGCCCCGCCGGACCGGACCGCCCTGATCGTGGACGACGAGGATCAGCTCCTGCGCCTCATGACCCGCGTCCTCGAGCGGGAGCAGGTCCGGGTGCTGACCGCGAAGGACGGCACGCAGGCCCGCACGCTCTTCTCGGCCCACGAGAACGAGATCGACCTGCTCGTGCTGGACGTGTCGCTCCCCGACGGGGACGGCGCCGAGCGGCTCCTGCCCGAATTCCTGGCCCGCCGTCCCGCGGCCCGGTTCATCGTCGCGAGCGGCGACGAGCCGCCGGTGGGACTCGCCGCCGAGCTCACGCGCATCGGCGGCCACTTCCTTCGCAAGCCCTTCGTTCCGAAGGAGCTGATCCGCCTCGTCCGGGAATCGGCTCCGGCCACTTGCGGACGGCCGGGCACCGCGGTTCCGCCGGGACCCGCCTGA